The nucleotide window cttggaaaggaagggtagtagggagatagggcgataactggaaggggaagtgggatcgagagagggtttttttaggatgggagagacatgggcacgtttgaaggcagaggggaagaagccattggagagtgagcggctaaaaatagaagttgaggggaggagggaaggggcaatggtttttataaggtgagcgggaatggggtccgaggcacaggtggagggggtggcacttgccaaGAGGTAGGAGATCTCCCCTGAAGAtacagcagggaaggatgggaaaataggggagagggttgggtggggggaagcagaagggggagtgtgactggggagctcagacctgatcgtgttaattttcatgatgaagtaggtggccagatcactgggggtgagggattggggaggggggaggaacgggggggcctgaggagagaattaaaggtccagaataattggcgggggtgacgggcctgggtgtcaatgagggaagaaaagaggctggcggaggagagggcagagtcaaggcAAGAAAAGATGAATttcaaatggataaggtcggcttggtggttggaccttcgccagcagcactcagcagctcgagcataggaatGTAGGAGGCCGACAGAAGCAGTGACCCCGGGCTGTGGgtcagtggagcgagagtggcggagggaaaggggggcaagagagttgagatgagtaaagagggtggagttgagagctgtaacctgatcatcgagagtgggaagagaggacggggggggcaaggtggggagagatgcttttgaactcggcccctgtcccacatgaggctcaaagtgtaagtaggagggagaacgggagaaactgaggcccagtgaagcgagttgcccaagatcacatagcaagcgattggcagagccgggattagaacccaggccctctgacccccaggcccgtgctctacaagCTAGGCCCCACTGCCTTCCCAGGTTCTCACACCACGGAGGTGTCCGCCGTGGCTGCCCGCGCCTCCCTTGTGCCTTGGGATTGAGGCTCCGGGATGAGGCGGTGGGCCCCGGCTGGAGCCAGCTCCCAGCAGAGCCACTCAGGGCCCAGGGAGGTGGGCCGGTGAGGGATGAAGGGTCTGGGGGGCCCGGCTCCTTCCCCAATCCATGGCTtgaaatgtgggtgaggggtggtgGGGTTTGTGCTTCATCCCTCTGCACGTCGCCCATTGCCTTCAAAGCGATCGGTCcggcagtggtatctattgagcgctcactctgcagagcagtgtactaaatacctgggagCGGACGGCTGCATTAGACGTGATCCCCACTCTCAATTAaccaaagatcttacaatctaaggcCCTCGGacaactctcccttcccccactaccCCCCAGTTCCCATGTTCCATTCCTCTGAAGCTCACCTACTCACGGGGCCCGGGATCGTCTCTTGCCGACAGCCATCCGTCCCCtcctgcccagaactccctcccgcttcaaatccaatggctctccTCATTTTTGCGGTCCTTCTGAAGCGATATCTTCACCGAGAGATTTTgcccaattaatctctcatcgCCCCAAGATTGAGCATCACAGCCGCGACGCAGCTTTGCTGGGCCACCTGTAACACGTCCGTACATATTGTACAGGCTCTATTGCTTAAGAACTAACTCGTATATatatccttcttcctctttctaccttttttttgttaaaaaaaaattgtatttaagcgTATACTATATggcagctctgtattaagcactgaacagtgtttggcacatagcgcttaacgaataccatcatcatcactggggtagatacaagataatcggggtggacacagtctctgttccacatggggctcccaggcttaatccccattttacagatgaggtcaccgaggcccagagaagtgaactgacttgcctaagggcacacagcagacaagcagcggaatggggattagaacccaggtcccctgtctccccccacccccccccaggctctttccatacaGTTTTACTATCCGGAAATGATTTTAGggtctgtttccccagctagatCATGAAGACCCTGATGGCCAGAATCCTGGGTATTTACAATATTGTACtatcctaggcacttagtacagcggtccacatgcaggcgttcagtaaatgctattgtttgTTGGATTTTCCCGTAGACTTAGATTTTGTACACTAGAACCTCCTGAAAAGTAATAGGAAATGCCTTGACATACATCGTAATGACAAATGTCACTAAACTACTGTTTAATCTCTTTAAAGTAATTCAGAGCATAGCAGCACGAAAACCACTTCGGAAGGATTTGTAATTATGAGCTTCTGCAGAAGCGGAAACTCATTTTGCTTCTAGGCGTTTCAACTtcagtgaagaatttgtccaatttaggttGAACAGCAGccatcttctttccttcctaaagCCACTTGTAGCAGGCTAACTTCCTGAACACCTCTTTGAATTCTTCGCCCCATCAATCATTTCTATTAATCCAGCTGCTTGTTTGGATACAGATTCGAGGTGTTTTTGTCCTAAAATTTTAGCCGGTGATAGAGAAAGCATAACTATTCCTCTATTTAGGCAGCTTTGACCGTAAGGTCaagatgggcaggaaatgtttctgttttttgttgtgttgtactctccctgacACTTAGTatagagaaagcgctcaataaatacgactgaatgaatgaatgaatggtcaattcCTCTTAATGAGGCGCAATCAGCTCCTCAACATCTGCATTGGTTTACAAATTAAGTTGTGGGACTCCTCAAAAGTCCCTTTTCTTCTGTCAGAGAGAGGGCAAACTGTTTCTCCACATACGTGTGCTCATGTCTCCCTGAGTAGTGTACAGGTAGGCATCAAGCTAGGCCACAGGTGAGGCTAGGCCGGTGGCCGaaaccttcccccagccccaggagcGGCAGAGCAAACGGAACAACTAGCCTTAGGTCGGGGGAACCACCATGTCCAGTTCTCTACTCGAATGCAAAAGGAATATGGCTCCCATTTCCAGAAACTCTTCGAACTCCAGGCTGGGCATTAGAGTTCCCTAGATGAATCCCTTAACTTGGCCCCCAAATAAAGTCTGGATGTTTTTACAACCAGCCCTGCCCATAAGGGTTCTGGAtttgtggtggggagagagagagagccaggcagAGCCGTATTTTCCCAGGGTTAATTTTGGGTAGGCTTGGTCCCGACCACCCCTCTGATTCACTGTTCTCTCTAGGCGGTGCCCATGGCAGGGTGAGCAAGGTAGGGAAGAGCAGGCGCTGCCCACCGGCTCGGGTGCAGGTAAGTGTCCGACTCCGGCCCCtcctgggagaagaggacggaGTTGAAGGCGGGGAGAAATCGTGCGTGCGAGGACTGGACAGTCACTCCCTTGAAGTTGCCAACTGGAGAAATCACCAGGAGACGCTTAAGTACCAGTAAGTTCCCCTTCCCCAGGCTGCGGGTTTGTTCTCGGTTCCCTATCTTCCTCCTTGAAACTGGCCCCGCTGGCCCTTTGGCTTTGGTCCGGCTCCAACGGGTTGCCCAGGACGGTCCTCGGGAATCCCCCTCCCTCACGCCGACTCTTCCTTTCCGCCGCAGGTTCGATGCTTTTTACGGAGAAGCTAGCTCGCAACAGGAAGTCTACGCTGGTTCCGTGCAGCCCATTCTGCGCCATCTTCTGGAGGGGCAGAATGCCAGCGTGCTTGCCTACGGACCCACTGGGGCaggtgggaagagtggggggagagggcgggtggGGTGCAGGCTGACGGGGTGTGGGCAGGCGGAGCGCGGGGCTGAAGCGAGCGAAAGAGAGTAACCCGCTGTACCCTGAGCCGCGGGGGAGACCGACCGTGAGACGAGCCAGAGACGGGGCTCTCCCACCTTGGCTCTGGTTCCCTGGCAGGGAAGACGCACACGATGCTGGGCAGCACGGAACAGCCCGGGGTGATCCCCCGGGCCTTGTGGGACCTGCTACAGCTCACGCGGGACCAAGGAGCGGAGGGGCGGCCCTGGGCCATGTCTGTCTCCATGTCCTACCTGGAAATCTAtcaggagaaggtgagccttgTGGCTTGGGGGAATTCAAGGATGGCCCGACATTTGGGCACAGatgtgcatggcctagtggaaagagcccgggcctgggagtcagaggacctgggctccaatcccggctctgccgcttgtctgctgggtgaccctgggcgagtcccttcacttctctaagacTCGGTGacctcgtgtaaaatggagattgagaccgtgagccccaagtgggacagggactaccccagtgcttagtacagtgcctgggcataggatctgcttaacaagtacaattattattatctcactatcactcctcgtgggcagagatcgtgtcaatttactgtatcgtattctcccaggcgcttttagtccagtgctctgcctgcagtcagtgctcaataaatacagtcgataaATCAATATAtacagtggggggaggggggtctgtaCTTTGTAAtgcaacgccctccttcctcccaggtgCTGGACCTCCTGGCCCCGGCCTCTGGGGACTTAGTGATCCGTGAAGACCGTGCGGGCAACATCCTGGTCCCCGGCCTCACCCAGAAGACTATTGCTTCCTTTGCTGACTTTGAGCGGCACTTCCTGCCGGCCAGCCGGAACCGGACCGTGGGCGCCACCCGGCTCAACCAGCGCTCCTCCCGCAGCCATGCCGTGCTGCTGGTCAAGGTAAAGGATACCCGGGGCGAGGGACGGAGGGAGCCGGGGCCTCGGAGGGGTGATAGGAaaccggggagggaaggggacatcGGGAGGCCAGAGCTCGGCCCGTCCCCGAGCCCCGGGCTcctaattatggtacctgttaagcgctcactatgtgccaggcactgtaataagccctgaggTGAATAGAAGCCAgtcgggatggacgcagtccgggaggtctccatccccattttccagatgagagaaccgaggcccagagcagtgaagtgacttgcccaaggtcacacagcagacgagtggcggagtcgggatcggaacccctgaccttctgactcctaggcccgggctcacgccactaggccacgctgctcctctgccccttccccaggttGAGCAGCAGGAGCGCCTGGAACCGTTCCGGAAACGCGAGGGAAAGCTCTACCTGATCGACCTGGCCGGCTCCGAGGACAACCGGCGCACGGGGAACCGAGGCCTGCGGCTGAAAGAGAGCGGGGCCATCAACACCTCCCTCTTCGTGTTGGGCAAAGTGGTCGATGCGCTCCACCAGGGCCTGCCCCGCGTCCCCTATCGGGACAGTAAGCTGACACGGATGCTGCAGGTCAGGCCGctcgggggaggggtgggggccgaCGGGATCGGGAAAGGCCGTCGGGCCTGCTAGGTAGCGATGATAAGAACCGtggggttttgttaagcgctcactacgtgccacccACCGTACCggatgccggggtagatacgaggtcatcgtcGCTTTCGTAACCTGGGCGATGGGCATCCGGGGCCCgtcggggaggagggtgaggagaatcCGCCGGCTGTGAGAGAAAAGCCTGGCGGGGATCGCGACTACCAACTCggttgcccaagcgcttagtacagcaccctgcgcccagtaagcactcaataaatagagttggctGGTGGCTGTAGCACCTTGGAGGCGGAGGTCGGGGCGGGCCATCCTGGCTCAGTCGGGGTTTGGGCCCGACCGCCCTCTCTCTCGTAGGACTCCCTGGGGGGTTCAGCCCACAGCGTTCTGATCACCAACATCGCCCCAGAGCGGCGCTTCTACCTGGACACCCTCACCTCGCTCAACTTTGCTGCACGGTCCAAGGAGGTGATCAACCGGCCTTTCACCCACGAGAGCCTGCGGCCGCCCGgtgagaaaaaagggaggagacTTTGGGGCTTCGGGATTCCCACGGCAGCGGGGGGACCTGAGTGGGGAAGTCAACCCTACCAAGCTCCGCCCCAGTCGGACCCTCGACGAATACCAGTTTTTGGCCGATTTGGGCAGAGCAGGgcatggaggcaggggactgggatCGGTTCCCGCTGGAAAACAAGGGGCCGAGGATGgagaaggcagaagggagcgggatttTGTCCCTGTGGAAAAactgagacagaaagggagatgtGCCACTTCCGTCTGCCTCTcgtatttcccctcctcccccacccccaccttcctcttcccagtggctcagtgaaaagaacccaggcttgggagtcagaggtcataggttcgaatgccggctctgccacttaataatgttggtatttgttaagcgcttactatgtgcagagcactgttctaagcgctggggtagacacaggggaatcgggttgtcccacgtggggctcacagtcttcatccccattttacaggtgaggtaactgaggcccagagaagtgaagtgacttgcccacggtcacacagctgacaagtggccgagccgggattcgaacccatgacctctgactccaaagcccgtgctctttccagtgagtcacactgcacttgtcagctgtgcgactgtgggcaagtcacttaacttcttggtgcctcagttccctcatctgtcaaatggggattaactgtgagcctcacgtgggacaacctgattaccctatatctaccccagtgcttagaacagtgctctgcacatagtaagcgcttaacaaataccaacgttattcttcttcttattattattatttagctcccGTAAAAGCACCCTGCAAGGACAGCCCTACAGAGGCGAAGCGGCCACGGGAACAGCAAGAGCAGGAAGAGGGCAAGACAAGCCCTGAGTGCCCCTCTGATCTCACTAGCTTCAAGTGAGAGTTCGGGAATCTTTCcacacacctctccctcccccgcctcaaACAAAGACCAGGAAAATCTCTGATCGGGGAACCAGAACAGTCTGTGGCAAAACAACGTAGATTCGCAACAGGACTGGTTACAAATTAATAAGAAATTGGATGTGGTCGGGTCGGCAGCCTTGATGTGCATCAGGCCTTATTTCGAGAGTTCGATGATGTCACAGCAGACCTTTAGTTCTTCtcgaacttgagaagcagtgtggcctcgtggaaagggcgcagacctgggagtcagaggacccggagtctcatcccggctccgccgcttttctgctgtgtgacctcgggcgagtcgcttcgcttctctgtgcctcagtgacttcgtctgtaaaatggagattaaggcttggGCAtgacctgtgtgggacaacctaattgtgTTGTGCCtacccagcgtttaatacagtgcctgacacctaataagtgcttaccaaatgccatttaaaaaaacaaaaaaaaccacgaaAACACGAACCTCGTGGAGAGGGGAAAATGCCTAAAAATTGGGGCAAGGATATAAAagtggataaaagataaccaggatTTCTAGAGCTGGGTCTGAGTCATATCCAGCATGCTCTGTGACTAGCAAATCTGTTTTCCTTGGGCAGTGGGATAGCTCTTAAGGGAAgcctggggaagagaaggctaAACTAGCCTAGAACCCAAGCACTGAGCAGGCCCTAAACCACCTAGTTTTGCCTCTTTCCCCAAGCCTTCTGCCTAATTATCCAAAACAAATGATCCTACTCTCCTAAAATACCTTCAAGTATAGAGGAGCTTAAGACTTTCCCTCAGTAATTGCCTCGACTCTTAGGAGCTTctcctaaaccatgctgctttttaaaaacCCAAAGTCCTCGGGAAACTTATTGCTCACCTCCGACTGTGTCCTGCAGAGAAACTGAGAAGAGCTTGCTGGCGCCTTTCACCTTATCTTGGTTCTTCTTTTCCACCTCTAATCGCTTTTGTTGCTGCTCTTTGGACCCTCGCCAGATTCTCCTCGGTCCAATTTAAGGGGCCGGAAAAAGGGCTCCACTGTGTTTTCATGGGGCAAGCGGGCCAGTGATTCTCTGTCACTCCCACTCAGGGATGCGGGGTCATCTTTGAGAGGAAGGAGTCcatcccctgcctcttcccccaacaacctccctccacccacacacCCCTACACATCTattactgaagcagtgtggcttttgtAGAAAgcgcactggcctgggactcagaggacctgggttttaattctggttccgccttgtctgctttgggacctctagggcaagtcacttcacttctgtgtgcctctgttacctcatctgtaaaaggggcttaagactgtgaaccccaggtgggacagggactgtgtccaacctggttaccttctatctacgcTAGTGGTTAAaacaagcgcttggcacataataagtgcttaacaaataccccagttattatcactattactgtcATGTGCTTTGGTCTccacattttcattttaaaactgtGGAAACCAACATCAAACCCATTCCTCCAAAGACCTGACAATGGGTAAATTAGAGCCACGACATCCGCCCGACCGGTGTCTTTCAAGTCAAGGAGCAACAGAGGACTCTTTCTctaccccccatccccctccccccccccccggtcattcCCCTAGCCCCCCAAGAAGTCTGGGGAGTGGTCCGGGAGAGACCGTGGGAAGGGTGACCCTCTCCCGTTTGTCACCCCAGCCTTCTGCAGCAGTTGAAGTCCCTGGATCAGGGGGTGCTGGAGCGGCTTCTAAGCTTCGATCAACTGCTGAGATCCCAGGGCCCCCAAAGCCCTCCCGTCCTCAAAACCCCCGGCAAGGAGCGGCTGGCGCTGCTCCgcaaagtggaggagcgggaccaggagatcaaggtacagggtgCGAGGCCAGGAGGGCCGCCTGGGGACTTGGGGATGGACGCCTGCCTGGGTCGAGGGTGCCTAGTTCGGGGTTTTTCTCCTGGCCAGACCTtcaagggaagcggcgtggccttattggatagagcccgggcctgggcgtcagaaggaccagggttctaatcccggctccgccacttgtctgctgtgtgaccttgggcaagtcacttcacttctctgggcctcggcgacctcacttgtaaaatgggggtgaagacagtgagtcccatgtgggacagggactgtgtccaacctgattagcttgcatctaccccagcgcttagaacagtgcttgaaacatagttaaatgccattttttgtcGCCGATGCCTGCTCTGCTCTCTGGCCCTGTACTTAAGCCCAGATGCTCTCCGGTCCCCCACCCGTGGCTCTCATTCCTCGTCTCTTCTCGGGTGGCTTGTAATCATCCACACGCAGCCCGATTACTCCTCCTTACCCTGCAACTCAGCACGTTGGGCCTGGAGGGGGAAtcagggagctgaggagaagaaaCTCTTCGTTCTGTGGCTGCTCCCATTCCCGGCGTCTTACTGGAACTGGGATTCTGACGGTACATATTTCTCTTCTCGCCCCCTTGCCCCACCCCGCCCTTTGCAGAGGCTGAAAGAAAAGCAGAAGGAGCTGGAAGCCAGGGTCTTAAATCCCAAGAAGGAGCACTTCCCCTCGAGTCAACCTCAGTCCTGGCCCAGCCCCAAAACCGCTGTGGTGCTCCCCTTGCAGCAGCTGGGTAAGAGAGACCCCAGTATGGAGGCGGGGGTGGAATGGAAGTAAAAtgctgggagagggcagaggacacGCTAGGATGGTGGGATGGGTTGGGGATGCGGGGGGGATGGTAATGTGGGGCTGATCCTGGCTGTGGTGCCGCTCATCCCCTTTTCAGCTCAGGTACAGACATCGTCCCCAAACAACACCCTTGCTCTACTTAAGAAGAAAAGCCAGAAGAGAAAGGTGAGGTGGGCCGAATGGTCGGATGTCCCGGGGAATAAAAAGGCCGAGGGAGAGACGGGAAACAGGCGGACTGTCTGGCTTGCtaaccctctcttctcccagatGGAGTCCCCAAAATCAGAACAGGAAAACAAAGCCGAAGCCTGGGAGCTACAGATCTGCCCCGACCTCCTGGCCCTGGGCCGGGAGAAAATCCTAGATCTGCTGAACCACGGCTCGG belongs to Ornithorhynchus anatinus isolate Pmale09 chromosome 2, mOrnAna1.pri.v4, whole genome shotgun sequence and includes:
- the KIF22 gene encoding kinesin-like protein KIF22, which encodes MAAAPASGGAHGRVSKVGKSRRCPPARVQVSVRLRPLLGEEDGVEGGEKSCVRGLDSHSLEVANWRNHQETLKYQFDAFYGEASSQQEVYAGSVQPILRHLLEGQNASVLAYGPTGAGKTHTMLGSTEQPGVIPRALWDLLQLTRDQGAEGRPWAMSVSMSYLEIYQEKVLDLLAPASGDLVIREDRAGNILVPGLTQKTIASFADFERHFLPASRNRTVGATRLNQRSSRSHAVLLVKVEQQERLEPFRKREGKLYLIDLAGSEDNRRTGNRGLRLKESGAINTSLFVLGKVVDALHQGLPRVPYRDSKLTRMLQDSLGGSAHSVLITNIAPERRFYLDTLTSLNFAARSKEVINRPFTHESLRPPAPVKAPCKDSPTEAKRPREQQEQEEGKTSPECPSDLTSFNLLQQLKSLDQGVLERLLSFDQLLRSQGPQSPPVLKTPGKERLALLRKVEERDQEIKRLKEKQKELEARVLNPKKEHFPSSQPQSWPSPKTAVVLPLQQLAQVQTSSPNNTLALLKKKSQKRKMESPKSEQENKAEAWELQICPDLLALGREKILDLLNHGSGRDLRRLQRIGEKKARLIMGWRELHGPFKQVEDLEKVEGISRKQVESFLRVNIMSHVAVDSSSP